The genomic region ACACCCTGGTGGGCCGGCTGGGCCTGACGGGAGTGCCGTTCGTCAACGTGCAGAACGGCTGCGCGACCGGTGCCTCGACCGTGCTCACCGTGGCAGGCGCGCTGCGCGCGGGTGAGGCCTCCCTGGGACTGGCCGTGGGCTTCGACAAGCACGAGCGGGGCGCGTTCCACGTCTCCGCGGCCCGCTACGGTCTGGGCGACTGGTACGCCGCGACCGGCATGATGCTCACGACCCAGTTCTTCGCCCTCAAGACCCAGCGGTATCTGCACGAGCACGGAGTCTCGGAGCGGGCGCTGGCGATGGTGGCGGCGCGGGCCTTCCGCAACGGCTCGCACCATCCCCTGGCGTGGCGGCGCAAGCCGCTGACGGAGCAGGAGATCCTGGACGCCGCCGAGGTCAGTCCCCCGCTCACCCGGTACATGTTCTGCTCGCCCGGACAGGGCGCGGCGGCGCTGGTGCTGGCGCTCGGCGACCGCGCCTTCGACCTGTGCGAACGACCGGTGAGGCTGGCGTCGCTGGCCTTCAGGACCCGGCGCTTCGGTTCGTTCGAGGTGTTCTCGCCCTGGTTGCCGCCGGGACCGCACCGCAGCCCCAGCGTGGACGCCGCGGAGGCGGTTTTCCGCTCGGCGGGGGTGCGGCCCGCTGACGTGCAGGTGGCCCAGTTGCAGGACACCGACAGCGGCTCGGAGCTGATCCACCTGGCGGAGACCGGGCTGTGCGGCCACGGCGAGCAGGAGGCGCTGCTGGCCGCGGGGGACACCGATCCCGCGGGTCGGATACCGGTCAACACCGACGGCGGCTGTCTGGCCGGCGGGGAGCCCGTCGGCGCCTCGGGGCTGCGTCAGTTCCACGAGGTCGTACGGCAGTTGCAGGGCCGGGCGCCGGGCCGGCAGGTGCCGGGCGCTCCCCGGGTGGGCTTCACCCACGTGTACGGGGCGCCCGGGATCAGCGCCTGCTCGGTCCTCACGGTGTGAAGGCTGACCGGCGGGATCGACGTGCCGGTGAACAACGCAGGGGTGTCGCTGGACGGGGATCTGCGGCCCCCTCACGTCGACGATGCCCCCTTCTTGACCCGTGGCGGCATGGGCGGCCCGTCGCCCCACACGGTCCGCGGGAGGGGGCGGACACCCTGGCGAACGGCCTCAGGTCCGGGACGTGGCCGGTCCCTGCTCGGTGGCGACGATGCGCAGCGCCAGCTCCCTGACCGCCTCCAGCACGGCGCGGGAGGGCAGCCGGGACAGCGGTCCGCCCTCGGCCCGCAGCGCGGTGACGAGCATGGTCGTACTGATCAGCGTGCGGACGGCGAGCGCCTGCGCCCCATGCCGTGCCTTCGCCGCCCGGGGGCTGCGGGTGGTGCCCTCGGGCAGATAGTCGTAGCCACGCTGGATGTGCCGCTGCTCGAACTCGTCCCGCAGCACCTTGACGCTGCCGTTGGCGGAGGCGACCTGGACCTGGTACAGGCGAGCCTCGTCCGGGTTCTGTTCCACCCAGTCCCACACGGCGTCGATGACGCGGATCAGCCCCTCCGCGTCACCCGGCTCGGACTCGGGGCGGGCCGCCTCCACGACCGCGTTCAGCTGGTCGAAGACCCGGCGCATGGCGAGTTCGAGCAGCTCCTCCTTGCCGTCGAAGTGGTAGTAGACGGCCGTGGGCACCACCTGGGCCTCGTCGGCGATGTCCTGGATGCTGGTCTCCGAGAACCCGTTGCGGCCGAACACCCGCACGGCGGCGGTGATGATGTGCTGCCGCCGCGAGGGTCGATGGGCGGGCTGCTTGCCGTTCTTCGTGCTGGCCATCATGCTCCCTGCCGGCTGCCGTGACCCCGCGTCCGTGGGCCTTGTACTGACCATGGTATCCAGTAACTCCAACCGTCCGGCGGAGTAATTCCTGTTGTGCATGGGCTTACGGGACACTCGGCGCCCGGCATACTTGACACCATGACGACCTCCGGAACCCGCGCCGCTCACCGTCCGTCGCGCAGGCAGTGGGTGATCGAAGCAGCCACCGAGCTGTTCGCCACCCAGCCGCCGGACGAGGTGACGGTGGCCGACATCGCCGCTCGCGCGGAGATGACCTCGGCAGCGGTGTACTACCACTTCTCCTCCAAGGACCAGGTCCTGGCAGAGGGGATGCGGGCGTTCGCCACCGCGCTGCGCGAGCAGTTGCAGGCGCTCACGGAGGCCCACGAACCCGGCGCGGACATCGGTGCGGCGGTCACCACGCTGCTGTCCTGGCTGGGCGAACACCGCTCCGCCGCCACCGTGTTCTTCGTGTCGTCGGCCGGCATGAGCCAGGAGGCCGAGGCGCTGCGCCAGGAGAGCCGTACCGAGTTGCTGGACGAGCTGGTGCGGCTGATCCGCAAGGCCCGGGCGTCCGTCTCCGACGCCGAGGCGTCGGTGATCGGGCTGGGCCTGCTGGCGCTGCTGGAGACCGCGGCGATCTCGCAGGTCCGGGGCGACGACGTGTACCGGTCGCTCGGGCACCGCGCCTTCGTCCGCGAGGTCGGCGCTCTCGCGGAGCGGATCGCCGACCCGGGCACCTGAGGGTGCGTCCGGCCCATCACACCAGCAGCCGCAGCGGCCTGCGCAGCAACTCGCCGACCGTGCGCAGGTATTCCGCGGCGGGCGCCCCGTCGACGGCACGGTGGTCGAAGGTGAGGCTCAGGGTGAGCACCCGCGTCCGCAGCGGCCGGTCGTCCACCCACTCGACGCCGTCCCTGAGTCTGCCCACCCCGAGGATCGCGACGTTGCCCGGGTTGATCACCGGGGTGAAGAAGTCGACGCCGTATCCGCCGAGCGAGGTGACGGTGAAGGTGGCCCCTTCCAGCTGTCCCGGGGAGATCCTCCCCTCGCGTGCGGCCTGGGCCAGGGCCCTGGACCGGCTGGCGATCCCGGGCAGCGGCAGCTCCACCGCGTCCTCGATCACCGGGACCATGAGGCCGCCCGGGACGGCCACGGCGAAGCCCAGGTGGATGCCGTCGAGCAGATGGATGCCGTCCTCCCGCACCGTCGCGTTGAGCAGCGGGTGCTCGCGCAGGGCCAGGGCCGCGGCCTTCAGCAGGAAGTCGTTGAGGCCGGGCACCGGCAGATCGCTGTCGGCCCACTCCTTCTTGAGCCGGTCCCTCAGGGACACCACGGCGTCCATCCGCACCTCGTAGCCGTGCGTCAGCTGTGCCATCTCCTGGAGGCTGGCGTGCATCCGGCGCGCGATGGTGCCGCGCATCCCGGTGAGCGGGAGGACGTCGCCGGGCCGGGGGGCCGCGCCCCGGCGCGGAGGTGCCGCGGGGACGGCGTCCAGGTCGGACCGGCGGACCCGGCCGCCCGGCCCGGTGCCGTTGACCTCCGAGAGGTCGATGCCCCGTTCCCTGGCCAGCTTGCGGACCAGCGGCGAGGAGGGCGTGCCGACCGCCGGGACCGGCGTGCCGAGGTCGCCGGGGAGGGCCGCGAGGAACTCCTCCACGTCCTCGGAGACGATGCGGCCGCCGGGTCCGGTGCCGCGTACGGCGGTGAGGTCGACGTCGGCCGCGGCGGCGACCCGCCGGGCGTTCGGTGAGGAGAGAAGCCGGTCACGGGTGCCGTCGCCGGGGGGCGCGGCAGCGGCACCGCCGGCGACGGTGCCGTTGAGGGCGGGGAGACAAGCCCCGGCCGCACTGGTCCCGGACCCGGCGGGCATCGGCGTACCCGCCGGGTCCGGTGGCTGCTCGCCCTCGGCCAGCAGCCAGCCGATGAGGGCCCCGGCGGGGACGGTGGCCCCCGCAGGAACCGCAGGGTGGAACAGTCCCCCGGCCTCCGCCTCGACGTCCACGTCGACCTTGTCGGTCGCGAGCCTCAGCAGTGCGTCGCCCTCCGCGACGGCCGCGCCGGCCGGCACGAGCCATTCGTCGATCGTGCCTTCCTGCATGGTCAGACCGATCTTCGGCAGCAGAACCTCGATCGCCATGTCCGTCACGACCTTTCGAGGAGGCGGCGGCAGCCCTGGGCGATGCGGGCGCGATCGGGCACGTAGGCCTTCTCCAGGACCGGGGAGAAGGGCACCGGGGAGAAGGGAGCGCCGATGCGCAGGACCGGTGCGTCCAGGTGGTCGAAGACGGAGTCCTGGATCTGGGCGGCTATCTCCGCGCCGAGCCCGCCGAAGGTGACGGCCTCGTGCACCACGAGCACGCGGTTGGTACGGCGGACGGAGGAGAACATCGTCCCGGTGTCCAGCGGCTGCACGGTGCGGGGGTCGATCACCTCGATCTCCACGCCCTCGGCCGCGAGTTCGTCGGCCGCCGCGAGGGCCTCCCCCACCATGCGGCCCAGGGCGATCACCGTGACGTCGGAGCCGTGCCGTGCCGTGTGCGCCTGGCCCAGCTCGATGCCGTAGATCTCCTCGGGAACCTCGCTGGTGCTGCCGAGCAGGACCTTGTTGAGCATGATGACGACCGGGTTGTCGTCCCGGATGGCCGAGACGGTCAGGCCCTTGGCGGTGTACGCGTCGCAGGGCATCACCACCTTGAGGCCGGGCACGTGGGCCAGCCAGGCCTCCAGGCTCTGGCTGTGCTGGGCCGCGGCCCCGAGGCCGGCTCCCGAGGCGGTGGTGATGGTGAGCGGCACGGACAGCGCCCCGCCGAACATGTACTTCATCTTCGCCGCCTGGTTGACGATCTGGTCGAGGCAGACGCCGATGAAGTCCATGAACATCAGGTCGACGACGGGGCGCAGGCCCCGGGCGGCGGCTCCCACGCCGAGGCCGACCAGGGCGGCTTCGGAGATCGGGGTGTCGATCATGCGGCGGGGGCCGAACTCGTCGAGCAGGTTGTCGAACATGCGGAAGACGCCGCCGTATCCGGCCACGTCCTCGCCGGCGACGAAGACGTTCTCGTCCTCGCGCATGGCCTGTGCGAGTCCCTCGTTGAAGGCCTTGACGTAGGACAGTCTGCGGGAGGCTGCGACCGGGGTGACGGCCGGTGCTTCGGTGGTGGTGGTCATGGCGGTCATCCCGAGTAGACGTTGAGCAGCAGGTCGGCGGGGTCGGGCAGCGGGCTCGCCTCGGCGTACGTGATGGCCTCGGCGATCTCGTCGCGCGTGCGCTGCCACACGTCGTCCAGTTCGGCACGCGTGGCGGTGCCGTCGGCGACGGCTCGGGCCTCGAGCAGGCCGATGGGGTCACGGGCCTTCCACTCGGCGACCTCCTCGTCGGAGCGGTAGGGGTGACGCAGGCCCTTGACGCCCTGGTGGTCGAAGTAGCGGTAGGTCTTGGCCTCGATCATCATCGGGCCGGCGCCGGACCGGGCCCGTTCGACGGCTTCGGCGGCGGCCCGGTGGACGGCGACCGCGTCCATGCCGTCGACGATCACGCTGGGCATGCCGTAGGCGGCCGCCCGGTCGGCGACATCGGTGAGCAGCATGTGCCCGGACTGCGGGGTGAACTCCGCGTAGCCGTTGTTCTCGCAGACGAAGACCACCGGCAGGCCGAGGATCGCCGCCATGTTGGCGCCCTCGTGCCAGGCGCCGATGTTGGTGGCGCCGTCGCCGAAGAAGGTCACGGCGACGCTGTCCTCGCCCTTGTACCGGGCGGCGAAGGCGGCTCCGACGGCGATCGGGACGCCCGCTCCGACGATGCCGTTGGCCCCGAGCATGCCGCGGGTGAGGTCGTTGATGTGCATGCTCCCGCCGCGGCCGAGGCAGGCGCCGGTGACCCGGCCGTACAGCTCGGCGTACATCTCGCGGAAGCCGACACCCTTGGCCACGGCGTGCCCGTGACCGCGGTGGGTGGAGGTGATCTGGTCGTCGTCGCGCAGGGCCGCCATCACGCCGGCGGCGACGGCCTCCTGGCCGACATAGAGGTGCAGGAAGCCGGGCAGTTTGCCGGCCTCCATGAGCTTTCCCGCCTCGGTCTCGAACAGCCGGATACGCACCATGCGTTGATGCAGGTCCTTGATGAGCTGCGCGGATACCGTCGACGCCGTTGACGCTCGTTGAGCCATCGTCCGCCCCTTCGTCCGAGGGAGGTTGCCGGGCCATCGGACTTACTAGTGCTGGTCTACAGTAACCAGCCAGAGGGCACCTTACTGAACAGCGTCTCTAATTACTATGCCCCGGTTCCGAGTCGCCGGCCCGCGTGTCCACCAACTCCACGACGTTGCCCTCCGGATCGGCCCAGAAGCTGATCCGCCGCCCGCGCGCCCTGACGACGACCGGGTCCGACAGGGGCCGGGCGCCCGCGGTCGGCAGCGCCGCCACGACCGGGTCCAGGTCGTCGAGGTGAAAGGTCAGATACGCCAGTCCCGGCCGCCCGGCCGGCGAGGTCGCCGCGCGCGCCGACACCGGGACCGACCGGGGAAGGATCAACTTGACACACCCCCCGGAGGGCACCCGCAGCCAGGCGACCACCAGCTCGCCGCCGAGCCCGGCCGGGCCGCCGACGGAGTGCGGTACGCGCGAGCGGCGCTCGGCGCGACAGCCGAGAACGGCGCAGTAGAAGCGCTCCATCAGCTCCAGGTCCCGCACCACCACGCCCACCTCGAACGGCAGGGTCATGACCATCGCACCCACCCCCACGGGGCACCGAGCGGCAACTTCGCCACTTTCTATTGACAGAGCACACTAAGTCCTGTTGTCGTTTCGGACACAACCCAGCTGTCGCATTCCGAAGCCGGTCACCGGCTCGCGGCTGGGAGGATTGTGAGGACATCGTGGTCCAGACCAGTTCGCCGGAGAGGGAAACAGACGCCGGACCCACGTCGTCGGTCTCAGCTCCCTCGGCCCCCTCGGCCCCCGAATACGCGTCGTGGATCAGCCGGGACCGGTCCACCGACGCCGCGTCCCTGACGATGCGGCGGGAGGCCGCCGAACTCGTCGAGCGTGTGGTGGCGCACTACCGCGACAACACGACACACGAGGCGGACGGCCAGTGGACGGAACCCGTCGCCCATTACCTCGACGCCGACCGCTGGCAGCGCGAGACGGACGCCGTCCACCGCAGCGTTCCCCTGCCGCTCGCCATGTCCTGCGAGCTTCCCGGGCCGAACACCTACAAGGCGATCGACGTGCTCGGCATCCCCGTGCTGATCACCCGTGACCGTCAGGGCGCCGTGCACGCGATGATCAACGCCTGCCGGCACCGGGGAGCCAAGCTCCTCGAACCCGGCTGCGGGGTGTCGAAGCGGCTCATCTGCCCGTACCACTCCTGGTCGTACGACCTCGCCGGAGAGCTGCGGGGCGTGTACGCCGAGAAGACCTTCGGCGAGGTCGCGCGCGAGGGCCGCAGCCTCGTCAGGCTGCCGGCCGGGGAGCGGGCGGGGATCGTCTTCGTCTCACTGGACCCGGCGGCCGAGCCCGACCTGGATGCCTGGCTGGGCGACCTCCAGCCCCTGCTGGAGGGCCTCCGGCTGGCGGAG from Streptomyces chartreusis NRRL 3882 harbors:
- a CDS encoding thiolase family protein; its protein translation is MRRTDDVYVVGCGMHPFGRDESVTGLDMAERAIREALADAGVAWEDIGYAAGGSDVSGKPDTLVGRLGLTGVPFVNVQNGCATGASTVLTVAGALRAGEASLGLAVGFDKHERGAFHVSAARYGLGDWYAATGMMLTTQFFALKTQRYLHEHGVSERALAMVAARAFRNGSHHPLAWRRKPLTEQEILDAAEVSPPLTRYMFCSPGQGAAALVLALGDRAFDLCERPVRLASLAFRTRRFGSFEVFSPWLPPGPHRSPSVDAAEAVFRSAGVRPADVQVAQLQDTDSGSELIHLAETGLCGHGEQEALLAAGDTDPAGRIPVNTDGGCLAGGEPVGASGLRQFHEVVRQLQGRAPGRQVPGAPRVGFTHVYGAPGISACSVLTV
- a CDS encoding TetR/AcrR family transcriptional regulator — translated: MASTKNGKQPAHRPSRRQHIITAAVRVFGRNGFSETSIQDIADEAQVVPTAVYYHFDGKEELLELAMRRVFDQLNAVVEAARPESEPGDAEGLIRVIDAVWDWVEQNPDEARLYQVQVASANGSVKVLRDEFEQRHIQRGYDYLPEGTTRSPRAAKARHGAQALAVRTLISTTMLVTALRAEGGPLSRLPSRAVLEAVRELALRIVATEQGPATSRT
- a CDS encoding TetR/AcrR family transcriptional regulator, which encodes MTTSGTRAAHRPSRRQWVIEAATELFATQPPDEVTVADIAARAEMTSAAVYYHFSSKDQVLAEGMRAFATALREQLQALTEAHEPGADIGAAVTTLLSWLGEHRSAATVFFVSSAGMSQEAEALRQESRTELLDELVRLIRKARASVSDAEASVIGLGLLALLETAAISQVRGDDVYRSLGHRAFVREVGALAERIADPGT
- a CDS encoding 2-oxo acid dehydrogenase subunit E2; this translates as MAIEVLLPKIGLTMQEGTIDEWLVPAGAAVAEGDALLRLATDKVDVDVEAEAGGLFHPAVPAGATVPAGALIGWLLAEGEQPPDPAGTPMPAGSGTSAAGACLPALNGTVAGGAAAAPPGDGTRDRLLSSPNARRVAAAADVDLTAVRGTGPGGRIVSEDVEEFLAALPGDLGTPVPAVGTPSSPLVRKLARERGIDLSEVNGTGPGGRVRRSDLDAVPAAPPRRGAAPRPGDVLPLTGMRGTIARRMHASLQEMAQLTHGYEVRMDAVVSLRDRLKKEWADSDLPVPGLNDFLLKAAALALREHPLLNATVREDGIHLLDGIHLGFAVAVPGGLMVPVIEDAVELPLPGIASRSRALAQAAREGRISPGQLEGATFTVTSLGGYGVDFFTPVINPGNVAILGVGRLRDGVEWVDDRPLRTRVLTLSLTFDHRAVDGAPAAEYLRTVGELLRRPLRLLV
- a CDS encoding alpha-ketoacid dehydrogenase subunit beta, encoding MTTTTEAPAVTPVAASRRLSYVKAFNEGLAQAMREDENVFVAGEDVAGYGGVFRMFDNLLDEFGPRRMIDTPISEAALVGLGVGAAARGLRPVVDLMFMDFIGVCLDQIVNQAAKMKYMFGGALSVPLTITTASGAGLGAAAQHSQSLEAWLAHVPGLKVVMPCDAYTAKGLTVSAIRDDNPVVIMLNKVLLGSTSEVPEEIYGIELGQAHTARHGSDVTVIALGRMVGEALAAADELAAEGVEIEVIDPRTVQPLDTGTMFSSVRRTNRVLVVHEAVTFGGLGAEIAAQIQDSVFDHLDAPVLRIGAPFSPVPFSPVLEKAYVPDRARIAQGCRRLLERS
- a CDS encoding thiamine pyrophosphate-dependent dehydrogenase E1 component subunit alpha, whose translation is MVRIRLFETEAGKLMEAGKLPGFLHLYVGQEAVAAGVMAALRDDDQITSTHRGHGHAVAKGVGFREMYAELYGRVTGACLGRGGSMHINDLTRGMLGANGIVGAGVPIAVGAAFAARYKGEDSVAVTFFGDGATNIGAWHEGANMAAILGLPVVFVCENNGYAEFTPQSGHMLLTDVADRAAAYGMPSVIVDGMDAVAVHRAAAEAVERARSGAGPMMIEAKTYRYFDHQGVKGLRHPYRSDEEVAEWKARDPIGLLEARAVADGTATRAELDDVWQRTRDEIAEAITYAEASPLPDPADLLLNVYSG
- a CDS encoding VOC family protein, producing the protein MTLPFEVGVVVRDLELMERFYCAVLGCRAERRSRVPHSVGGPAGLGGELVVAWLRVPSGGCVKLILPRSVPVSARAATSPAGRPGLAYLTFHLDDLDPVVAALPTAGARPLSDPVVVRARGRRISFWADPEGNVVELVDTRAGDSEPGHSN
- a CDS encoding aromatic ring-hydroxylating oxygenase subunit alpha, with protein sequence MVQTSSPERETDAGPTSSVSAPSAPSAPEYASWISRDRSTDAASLTMRREAAELVERVVAHYRDNTTHEADGQWTEPVAHYLDADRWQRETDAVHRSVPLPLAMSCELPGPNTYKAIDVLGIPVLITRDRQGAVHAMINACRHRGAKLLEPGCGVSKRLICPYHSWSYDLAGELRGVYAEKTFGEVAREGRSLVRLPAGERAGIVFVSLDPAAEPDLDAWLGDLQPLLEGLRLAECHHYSTSELTSPNWKVTLDGYLETYHFASLHPKTVFETNLSNMMAHDTWGPHQRIAPALRPIAQAVDLPPDQRDPGDCVGPIYWLFPGLAIAGGWRQKIAVSLVLPRTATESVTQQIILLREPAVTEEERRAADRFGEWFHEVVRDEDYATTYGVQQGLQALDGTDFVFGRNEPGLQHFHRTIHRHLDSGATAAPRAAR